In the Aneurinibacillus soli genome, one interval contains:
- a CDS encoding PilV family protein encodes MKSQDGFSYVETVISILLVALLVGVTGQMTALAVQIRQKQAEETQGYLLAYSMVERWKMDGVVGTFQKEVEGCRYYVGVQSGPLTERVEQCEVLVQWGESEAERKQVQVKGSRFLGRAPVRGAGSGG; translated from the coding sequence ATGAAGAGTCAGGATGGCTTTTCGTATGTTGAGACGGTTATCAGTATTTTACTGGTGGCTTTACTTGTAGGCGTGACGGGGCAGATGACGGCGCTAGCTGTGCAAATTCGACAGAAGCAAGCAGAGGAAACACAAGGATATTTGCTTGCTTATTCTATGGTGGAGCGATGGAAAATGGATGGAGTTGTCGGGACGTTTCAAAAAGAGGTAGAAGGCTGTCGTTACTACGTAGGGGTACAGAGTGGGCCGCTTACCGAGCGAGTGGAACAGTGCGAGGTGCTGGTGCAATGGGGAGAATCAGAAGCAGAGCGCAAGCAGGTCCAGGTAAAAGGGAGCCGTTTTTTGGGCAGGGCTCCTGTAAGAGGAGCCGGGAGTGGGGGATAA
- a CDS encoding ComGF family competence protein — translation MYVQVDREMQQVQEAKRLEVEARSFFMYVEEELRRSDRFETPTRYVLCFRDDAGGTIMYWMTGNRLCRQVNGTGYVVMLQYVSRVEFTVFPNGCQVYIELTKGGASWKGEVFIAKRVELAA, via the coding sequence ATGTATGTGCAGGTGGATCGGGAAATGCAGCAGGTGCAAGAGGCGAAGCGGCTGGAAGTAGAAGCTCGTTCTTTCTTCATGTATGTAGAAGAAGAACTTCGCCGCAGTGATCGATTTGAAACACCGACTCGATATGTGCTCTGTTTTCGGGATGATGCAGGGGGCACGATTATGTACTGGATGACAGGGAATCGTCTATGTCGGCAAGTAAACGGTACGGGTTATGTAGTGATGTTGCAATATGTAAGTCGGGTGGAGTTTACTGTATTTCCGAATGGATGCCAGGTGTACATTGAGCTTACCAAAGGCGGTGCATCATGGAAGGGGGAAGTGTTCATCGCCAAAAGAGTGGAACTGGCTGCATGA
- a CDS encoding shikimate kinase: protein MKHVILIGFMGTGKTTVGEALARQLGCTQADLDDCIVEQAGRSIPDLFETEGEAGFRLRETQVLRDMVQRVEHQVITTGGGVVTQPRNIEIMQESGIVVALFARPETIVERVSGDANRPLLAGDVETRVRKLLHERDGLYDFAPVRIQTDGKTVQEVVDAIIEHPAFVTACLCD, encoded by the coding sequence ATGAAACATGTTATTTTGATCGGATTCATGGGGACAGGGAAAACAACGGTAGGAGAGGCGCTTGCTAGGCAGCTTGGCTGTACGCAGGCAGATCTGGATGACTGCATTGTAGAACAGGCAGGCCGAAGCATCCCGGATTTGTTCGAGACAGAAGGGGAAGCAGGATTTCGCCTGCGTGAGACGCAGGTGCTGCGCGATATGGTACAGCGTGTAGAACATCAGGTTATTACAACAGGGGGCGGCGTGGTGACGCAGCCGCGAAATATTGAGATTATGCAGGAGAGCGGAATTGTTGTCGCGCTGTTTGCGCGCCCGGAGACGATTGTCGAGCGCGTAAGCGGGGACGCTAATCGTCCCCTTCTGGCAGGAGATGTAGAAACGCGTGTGCGGAAGCTGTTGCATGAGCGAGATGGATTGTATGACTTTGCCCCGGTGCGTATACAAACAGATGGAAAAACGGTGCAGGAAGTAGTAGATGCTATTATCGAACATCCCGCATTTGTAACGGCATGCCTGTGTGATTGA
- a CDS encoding YqzE family protein encodes MSFQEYVRYLTQRFVTYVETPKQERPRRVREPWSYRWFGLLPLAIGMLFHRRPKRRTRNL; translated from the coding sequence ATGTCTTTCCAGGAATACGTCCGGTATTTAACGCAGCGTTTTGTGACATACGTGGAAACACCCAAGCAGGAGCGCCCCAGACGAGTGCGGGAGCCGTGGTCATACCGCTGGTTTGGTCTGCTTCCTCTGGCAATCGGCATGCTGTTTCATCGTCGTCCGAAGAGAAGAACCCGGAATTTATAA
- a CDS encoding YqhG family protein encodes MNQQEVRTFLERYFDAHQTHYVERHPAYFQVELPVKVDKDLGNRPFYWTYVEQLGLTSQPMNMTFVFDRQTAPPDVRGEDIAFGSPRLQQFFASSERHGRYVRLYEQTSSDLSGQQTALVPWLGVNYKVSFVCDRKKDLLFSLGLNLIHGHIEENFYVRMEQPVLQPALPAYAYTMRPIFSLESARTRLRTHLSERIGAEDASWADLAQERLAAELEMAEQFYTQPSESDEDEAGRTTSRARRIEELRWQYEPRIDVTLINGGLFYLKKQ; translated from the coding sequence GTGAATCAGCAGGAAGTCCGCACCTTTCTTGAACGTTACTTCGACGCACATCAGACCCATTATGTCGAGCGGCATCCTGCCTATTTTCAAGTCGAGCTTCCGGTCAAAGTAGACAAAGATCTCGGCAACCGCCCGTTCTATTGGACGTATGTGGAGCAACTTGGACTTACTTCCCAGCCGATGAATATGACCTTCGTGTTTGACCGACAGACTGCTCCTCCAGATGTACGAGGAGAAGACATCGCATTCGGTTCGCCCCGGCTGCAACAATTTTTTGCCTCATCTGAGCGGCACGGGCGTTACGTGCGCCTGTACGAACAAACCTCATCCGATTTATCAGGCCAACAGACTGCCCTTGTTCCCTGGCTTGGCGTCAACTACAAAGTTTCCTTTGTGTGCGATCGCAAAAAAGATCTGCTATTCTCACTCGGTCTTAATCTTATCCATGGTCATATCGAGGAAAACTTTTATGTAAGAATGGAGCAACCCGTCCTGCAACCAGCCTTGCCCGCGTACGCGTATACAATGCGTCCCATCTTTAGCCTGGAATCAGCCCGGACACGCCTTCGAACGCACCTGTCTGAGCGCATCGGAGCAGAAGATGCCTCCTGGGCGGATCTCGCACAAGAACGACTTGCAGCTGAACTTGAGATGGCCGAGCAGTTTTATACGCAACCATCCGAATCAGATGAAGATGAAGCAGGCCGTACCACATCCCGTGCGCGACGGATTGAAGAGCTACGCTGGCAGTATGAACCGCGCATCGACGTTACCCTTATCAACGGTGGATTGTTTTATCTAAAAAAACAATAA
- a CDS encoding DEAD/DEAH box helicase, whose protein sequence is MTHIPVSFQDDWFEDLQTRITDDGPWDHRELFRLAWEAARANAVEDFDQLQCLRYLPHITPLDHQLATAQTVIRDMHGRALLADEVGLGKTIEAGLILKEYIVRGLVKKALILVPASLVIQWVRELNTKFSIPAVAQTKEYMWERHDILVASIDTAKRPPHRDIVLNQPYDLIIVDEAHKLKNKQTKNYQFIQQLTKKYCLLLTATPIQNTLDELYNLITLLKPGHLGQAVHFQQSYAHGKRHVKNNDTLKQELRKVMVRNRRSDSNVEFTTRHVITVPIELSAEEQALYDGVTKFVQEQYATAKGASSALSLITLQREVCSSRDAAFMTLVNMHNRAPEDSPVRARIVELVHMLKKIERHTKAQKAVDIIRESDDKLIIFTEYRATQEYLQHLLAEHGITSVLFRGGFKRSKKDWMSQLFETRAQVLIATEAGGEGINLQFCNRLINYDMPWNPMRVEQRIGRVHRLGQKRDVYIYNLATANTIEEKILHLLYEKINLFEMVIGELDTIIDRLHLQKSLEQNIINILLASKSEGEVRIKMENLGEIIRSAHKQIQPKTPQTLEGSVLP, encoded by the coding sequence GTGACACACATTCCTGTTTCCTTCCAGGACGACTGGTTTGAAGACTTGCAGACACGCATAACAGACGATGGCCCCTGGGATCACCGTGAGTTATTTCGTCTGGCATGGGAGGCGGCACGGGCCAATGCAGTCGAAGATTTTGATCAACTCCAGTGCCTGCGCTATCTCCCTCATATCACACCGCTCGATCACCAGTTGGCTACGGCGCAAACTGTTATTCGCGATATGCACGGGCGCGCCCTGCTCGCCGATGAAGTCGGCCTCGGCAAAACGATCGAAGCGGGCTTAATCTTGAAAGAATACATCGTGCGCGGCCTCGTGAAAAAAGCACTCATCCTCGTCCCCGCCTCTCTTGTTATTCAGTGGGTGCGGGAGTTGAACACAAAATTCTCCATTCCTGCGGTGGCCCAGACGAAAGAATACATGTGGGAACGCCATGATATTCTCGTCGCATCGATCGACACTGCCAAGCGTCCGCCACATCGCGACATCGTGCTGAACCAACCATATGACCTGATCATTGTTGATGAAGCGCACAAACTTAAAAACAAGCAGACCAAAAACTATCAGTTCATTCAGCAACTGACGAAAAAATACTGCCTGCTTCTGACCGCTACGCCCATTCAGAATACTCTCGATGAACTGTATAACCTGATCACATTGCTTAAACCCGGTCATCTCGGACAAGCTGTGCATTTCCAACAAAGTTATGCACATGGCAAACGGCACGTTAAAAACAATGACACGCTCAAACAGGAGTTGCGCAAAGTCATGGTCCGCAATCGGCGCTCCGATAGCAATGTAGAATTCACAACCCGTCATGTCATCACAGTGCCCATTGAACTATCAGCAGAAGAACAAGCGCTATATGACGGTGTCACCAAGTTCGTGCAGGAACAATATGCGACTGCGAAAGGGGCAAGCAGCGCCCTGTCGCTCATCACACTCCAGCGGGAAGTGTGCAGTAGCCGAGACGCCGCTTTTATGACACTTGTCAATATGCATAACCGGGCACCGGAAGACTCTCCGGTACGTGCCCGTATTGTTGAACTAGTACACATGCTCAAAAAAATTGAACGCCACACAAAAGCGCAGAAAGCCGTCGATATCATCCGTGAGTCTGACGATAAGTTGATTATTTTTACTGAATACCGGGCGACACAAGAATATTTGCAGCACTTGCTTGCCGAACATGGCATTACGTCTGTCCTGTTTCGCGGCGGCTTCAAGCGCAGCAAAAAAGACTGGATGAGCCAGCTATTTGAGACGCGTGCCCAGGTGCTTATCGCGACTGAAGCAGGCGGCGAAGGGATTAACCTCCAGTTTTGCAACCGCCTCATTAACTATGACATGCCATGGAATCCGATGCGAGTTGAACAGCGCATTGGGCGCGTGCACCGACTTGGTCAGAAGCGGGACGTATACATTTATAATCTCGCTACGGCCAATACAATTGAAGAAAAAATTTTGCATCTGTTATATGAAAAAATCAATCTGTTCGAAATGGTCATCGGAGAGCTCGATACGATTATCGACCGGCTTCATCTGCAAAAATCGCTGGAACAAAATATTATTAACATTCTGCTCGCATCCAAAAGTGAAGGAGAGGTTCGCATTAAGATGGAAAACCTGGGCGAAATCATCCGGTCTGCGCACAAACAAATACAGCCAAAAACACCACAGACGTTAGAAGGATCGGTGCTGCCGTGA
- a CDS encoding potassium channel family protein → MNQIFKQKTWYNFLTLFFLYVNLVLFFALLYWVVEWAKLGFILDHYASSAHQQQWSDRITRSVYFSAITLLSVGYGDLSPFGWARGVAILEALIGYVLPGALVVRYVFTPPIRHFRQPLRKPYK, encoded by the coding sequence TTTTAACGTTGTTTTTTCTGTATGTAAATCTGGTACTGTTTTTTGCTCTCCTATACTGGGTAGTGGAATGGGCTAAGCTAGGCTTTATTCTCGACCATTATGCATCATCTGCCCACCAGCAGCAGTGGAGCGACCGCATTACTCGCTCTGTTTATTTCAGCGCCATTACGCTCCTCTCCGTCGGCTATGGTGACCTCTCCCCGTTTGGATGGGCACGCGGTGTCGCCATTTTAGAAGCGCTGATCGGCTATGTTCTGCCTGGTGCTCTGGTCGTCCGTTACGTGTTTACTCCTCCTATCCGCCACTTTCGGCAACCGCTTCGAAAACCTTATAAATAA